The following nucleotide sequence is from Roseivirga sp. BDSF3-8.
GCGGCGCCAGTAGCAATTCCTACTACCATTGGAACTATCGTGTTACGAAGCCTGAGTATACCATGTCTTACCACCGTGACCGGGGCACGCCGAACTGGGTAAGCTGGCACCTGAACAAGGCCTGGCTCGGAAGCGCCTCACGCTCCAGCGGCTTTTACCAGGACTATGCCCTGCCTTCGGGCTGGTACCGTGTGAGCAGTGGTGATTATACGAACTCGGGCTTCGACCGGGGTCATAACTGCCCGTCTGCTGACCGTACCTTGAGTTCGTCAGAAAACCAGTCTACCTTTTACATGACCAATGTTATTCCCCAGTCTCCTGATGTGAATCAGCGTGCATGGGCCTCCCTGGAAAACTACTGCCGTGACCTCGTGCGCTATCAGAACAAGGAGCTGTATGTGATAATGGGAAGCTACGGTACGGGTGGTTCCGGCCGTAATGGCTATAAAAGCAAAATTGCGAACAATAAGGTGACTGTACCTAACCGGGTATGGAAGGTGATACTGGTATTGCCGGAAGGCTCCAGTGATCTGTCCCGTGTGACCACTTCTACTCGGGTGATTGCGGTGGACATGCCTAACAGCATGAATGTAAGCACCAACTGGGCGAGTTACCGTACTACGGTTGACTACATTGAGCAGGTAAGGGGCTATAATCTCTTCTCTCAACTACCCTCTTACGTCCAGTCGGCTATAGAGAGCAAGGTGGATAACGGACCTACTTCCTAAATTTATCTTTGGTTAAAAAAATAGCCCGGCCTGATTATCAGGCCGGGTTTTTTTGTTTTTCGAGGGGGGAGTAAAGCCTGGAATTATCATCTTTTTAAAAAAATTTACCCCCTCACGTATTGCATTGTACCGGGTACACCGTTTTATTTGTGATATCGATTATGAAAATAGTCGGTTTATAGCGAAGAGGTGAGAGACAGGCTCTGTGACCCTCTGGCAACCTGGATTTACAAGGTGCCAAATCCTGCCCGTGTTTTTTGGGAGATATAAATTGACAAACAATGACTATCAGAATTATCAACAACCAGGCTATCATACCATCTGCTACTTTCCGGCCCACTTCCCACTTGGCCGGTACCTGTTGTTGTTGCTGTTACTGTTAATCCCAGACGCTTTTTAGCATAACCCGGCTACTGACCGGCATTCGCCCCAGCGGCATTCCCCTGTTTTATCATTTTTCATTTATTCCCGGCATTGCCGTGAGCTTTCAGGCTTACCATAGCATATGAAAAAATCCTTCGAGCATTTTGAAACAAAGGCTGTACGCACTCAGTCCGAAAGAAGCCCGCACCGTGAGCATTCTGCACCGATATACATGACTTCCAGTTTTGTATTTGACGGGGCCGAGCATGCCCGGGCCATGTTCAATGATGAGGTGGAAGGGAATATTTACACCCGCTTTTCTAATCCGAACAATACCGAATTTATCGAAAAGCTGTGCCTGCTGGAGGGCACGGAGGATGGTATTGCCACAGCCTCGGGTATGGCAGCGATGTTTTCCAGTATGGCTGCGCTGTTGCAATCCGGCGACCATATCCTTGCTTCTCGGTCCCTTTTCGGATCTACTCACCAGATACTCACGGGTATTTTCCCTAAATGGGGTATTAGTCATACGTATGCTGATCTGAGTGATCCTGACTCGTGGGAGGGGCTAATTCAGAAAAATACGAAAATGATCTTTGTGGAAACGCCGAGTAACCCTGGGCTGGACCTGGTAGACCTGGAGTGGCTGGGTAAGCTGGCGAAAGCACACGATCTGATCCTGAATGTAGATAATTGCTTTGCAACGCCTTACCTGCAAAACCCGGCCAGCTTTGGGGCTGACCTGGTTACGCACTCGGCGACTAAGTTTCTGGACGGACAGGGCCGCACGATAGCGGGTGCGGTACTGGGCAGAAAAGACCTGATACAGCAGGTGCGCTTCTTTGCACGCCATACGGGGCCTGCTTTGTCGCCCTTTAACGGGTGGACGCTGAGCAAAAGCCTGGAGACGCTGGCGGTGCGTATGGAAAAGCACTGTGACAATGCTCACCGCCTGGCGGAATACCTGGAGGGGCATAAGGAGCTGGAGTTTGTGAAATATCCGTTTCTAGCGAGCCACCCGCAGCAGGCTCTTGCCAAAAAACAGATGCGCTATGGGGGTGGGCTCATTACCTTCAATGTAAAGGGTGGGTATGACCGTGCCAGGCAGTTTTTGGATAATCTGTCTATGATCTCTCTTACGGCTAACCTGGGTGATACGCGTACCACGGCTACGCACCCGGCCAGCACCACTCACAGCAAATTAAGCCAGGAGGAGCAGGAGCGGGTGAATATTCTGCCAGGTCTGATCCGCATCAGTGTGGGGCTGGAAAATGTAAATGATATACTGGAAGATATTGAAAATGCGCTGCGTGCTTCTAAGGTACACCTGGCCGCTAATCACACATGATATTGATAACTAACACATACCGCCCTTTTACTTTATCTACAGTAGTAACCTGTACTACAATGGCTATGTTATGCTGTATCTGCTGCTGTATGAATGACTCCGGTCCGCCTGGTTGTAGTATGTAATCATTATACCCTGCTCAGCCTCCGCGGACCTTTCCCGGAGGCTTTTTTTATGCTTAATCCCGAATTAGACCATGACACTTCAGAACATATCCTTAGAAAAAGATCTCTCTCGCGAAGCCAGAGAAGATATTATAGAACTCGAAGAAAAGATCGCCCGCTTTAAACGTGG
It contains:
- a CDS encoding DNA/RNA non-specific endonuclease gives rise to the protein MKKSYLLCLLATVFLAVSCSREEIRPGTDTESANEIPFHDRYTPEEEAFLGEDPSFKYEGMQNMATVYKDNNLAMGNPSGASSNSYYHWNYRVTKPEYTMSYHRDRGTPNWVSWHLNKAWLGSASRSSGFYQDYALPSGWYRVSSGDYTNSGFDRGHNCPSADRTLSSSENQSTFYMTNVIPQSPDVNQRAWASLENYCRDLVRYQNKELYVIMGSYGTGGSGRNGYKSKIANNKVTVPNRVWKVILVLPEGSSDLSRVTTSTRVIAVDMPNSMNVSTNWASYRTTVDYIEQVRGYNLFSQLPSYVQSAIESKVDNGPTS
- a CDS encoding PLP-dependent aspartate aminotransferase family protein; amino-acid sequence: MKKSFEHFETKAVRTQSERSPHREHSAPIYMTSSFVFDGAEHARAMFNDEVEGNIYTRFSNPNNTEFIEKLCLLEGTEDGIATASGMAAMFSSMAALLQSGDHILASRSLFGSTHQILTGIFPKWGISHTYADLSDPDSWEGLIQKNTKMIFVETPSNPGLDLVDLEWLGKLAKAHDLILNVDNCFATPYLQNPASFGADLVTHSATKFLDGQGRTIAGAVLGRKDLIQQVRFFARHTGPALSPFNGWTLSKSLETLAVRMEKHCDNAHRLAEYLEGHKELEFVKYPFLASHPQQALAKKQMRYGGGLITFNVKGGYDRARQFLDNLSMISLTANLGDTRTTATHPASTTHSKLSQEEQERVNILPGLIRISVGLENVNDILEDIENALRASKVHLAANHT